A single region of the Cucumis melo cultivar AY chromosome 3, USDA_Cmelo_AY_1.0, whole genome shotgun sequence genome encodes:
- the LOC127148659 gene encoding uncharacterized protein LOC127148659 gives MGSNGNVMSTAQLLIPIFKREGYEFWSIRMKTLLRCQDLWDLVEQGYADPDDEGKLRENRKKDSKALVIIQQAVYYSVFLRIAAATTSKKAWLILQKAFQGDSRVLVVKLQSLRRDFETLMMKNGESIADILSRATTIISQIQTYGETIKDQTIVEKVLRSLTPKFDHVVAAIEESKNLSTFTFIKLMGSLEAYESRINRSMERNEEKAFQVKDVVPKYNDNDRVMTRGRGRGGYRGRGRGTGKGCN, from the coding sequence ATGGGCAGCAATGGCAATGTTATGAGTACAGCACAACTACTCATTCCAATCTTCAAAAGAGAAGGCTACGAGTTTTGGAGTATTCGTATGAAGACTCTTCTTAGATGTCAAGACTTATGGGACTTAGTAGAACAAGGCTATGCAGATCCTGACGACGAAGGCAAGTTGCGGGAGAATAGGAAGAAAGACTCAAAGGCGTTGGTGATTATTCAACAAGCAGTCTATTACAGTGTTTTTTTGCGGATTGCTGCAGCAACAACGTCAAAAAAAGCGTGGCTGATTTTACAAAAGGCATTTCAAGGAGATTCAAGAGTACTTGTGGTTAAATTGCAATCACTTAGACGAGACTTTGAGACCTTGATGATGAAAAATGGAGAATCAATTGCTGATATTTTGTCACGGGCAACGACAATTATTAGTCAGATACAAACATATGGCGAGACGATTAAGGATCAGACTATAGTGGAGAAAGTATTGAGAAGTTTGACTCCAAAGTTTGATCACGTTGTGGCTGCAATAGAAGAATCAAAGAACCTGTCCACTTTcacatttattaaattaatgGGATCTCTTGAAGCATATGAGTCGAGAATCAATAGATCGATGGAAAGAAACGAAGAAAAAGCGTTTCAGGTAAAGGATGTAGTTCCAAAGTATAATGACAATGATCGTGTGATGACTCGAGGCCGAGGAAGAGGAGGATATCGTGGTCGAGGTCGTGGTACCGGAAAAGGGTGTAActga